From the genome of Pseudomonadota bacterium:
CAAAGAACAAGAGCGCAAACGGAAGAGAGCCCGAAAGCCACAGCGACAGCGGGCTCTCTTCCGTTTGCGCTCTTGTTCTTTGCGATCTGCTCGCTGGTGGCTTGGCTTGTCCTGCGCAAGGTGCTGGGGGTCCGTCAGGGCCAGGTGAAGATCTGGGATCGCGATATCAACGAGGATTGAGGGGGCGCTGCCCCCGGTGCCCGTTCCGGGCCCCTCCCCCGGAGTATGTGCGCCAAGATGAAGGCGCGGTCTTTCATCTTGGCCAAAATACTCCGGGGGCCGCGCCACGCGCGGCGGGGCAGCGCCCCTCCTAGCTCAGCCGGCTGACGACGACGGTCACTACGGGCTTTTTGCCGATCTCCGACTGCGCCACCTGCCGCACGATCTTCTTCAACTCGCTTTCCAGCTTGTCGTCATTGGCAAGCGTCCGGTCATCGGCGCGGAACAGGAACTGGCCCAGATCGGCCTCCAGCACTTCGGCCAGCGGCGCGTTCGAGGAACCGGTCTCGGGCAGGCCGCTCAGCTCGCACCAGGGCTCGCCCAGCGGCTCGCCGCTCTCTTCCACGATCACGCTCACCA
Proteins encoded in this window:
- a CDS encoding ribonuclease J yields the protein VSVIVEESGEPLGEPWCELSGLPETGSSNAPLAEVLEADLGQFLFRADDRTLANDDKLESELKKIVRQVAQSEIGKKPVVTVVVSRLS